The following coding sequences are from one Veillonellaceae bacterium window:
- a CDS encoding aldo/keto reductase gives MEKRKLGRTGMEVSVISFGALPIQRCTMDEAGPILHKVLDAGINFIDTARAYTDSEAKIGRHISDRRSEYYLATKSMARDKEGMAKDIDISLCTMQVEYIDLYQVHNIKTRQDLDAVMAPGGALEALKDAKAAGKIRFIGVTGHNIELLIEAVKSNEFDTVQVPFNCIETTADAELFPLAKSMDVGRIVMKPLGGGQIRSVDLALRFILENDISVAIPGMDAIAQIEQNLGVAKNFRPLTDEEREILKNEAELIGPNFCRRCGYCMPCAAGIDIPQTFIFDLQYNYYGLKEAIPMRYAAMKAKASDCIECGVCEKRCPYDLPIRERMKRIAQELG, from the coding sequence AGCGTTGCACAATGGACGAAGCAGGTCCGATCCTTCACAAAGTGCTTGATGCGGGCATTAATTTTATCGACACTGCCCGCGCTTATACCGATAGTGAGGCGAAAATCGGCAGACATATCTCCGACCGGCGATCAGAATACTATCTTGCAACAAAAAGCATGGCCCGAGATAAAGAGGGCATGGCCAAAGATATTGATATCAGTTTATGTACAATGCAGGTTGAGTATATCGACTTGTATCAGGTTCATAATATAAAAACACGCCAGGATCTTGATGCCGTAATGGCTCCAGGCGGTGCACTGGAAGCTTTGAAAGATGCTAAGGCAGCCGGGAAAATTCGGTTTATCGGCGTTACAGGCCATAATATCGAACTCCTGATTGAAGCTGTAAAATCGAATGAATTCGATACTGTGCAGGTACCGTTCAACTGTATCGAAACTACCGCCGACGCTGAACTGTTCCCGTTGGCAAAGTCAATGGATGTCGGCCGCATTGTAATGAAACCGCTGGGGGGCGGCCAAATCAGAAGTGTAGATTTAGCTTTGCGCTTTATCTTGGAAAACGATATTTCAGTGGCTATTCCCGGAATGGATGCTATCGCGCAAATTGAACAAAACCTCGGAGTTGCTAAAAATTTCCGCCCGTTGACTGACGAAGAACGGGAAATACTAAAAAACGAGGCTGAACTAATCGGACCTAATTTCTGCCGTCGCTGCGGCTATTGCATGCCTTGCGCCGCCGGAATTGATATTCCTCAAACCTTTATCTTCGATCTGCAATATAACTACTATGGCTTAAAAGAAGCTATTCCAATGCGTTACGCCGCTATGAAGGCCAAAGCTTCGGACTGCATTGAGTGCGGAGTTTGTGAAAAACGCTGCCCATATGATTTACCGATTAGAGAGCGGATGAAGAGGATAGCTCAAGAATTAGGCTGA